The Urbifossiella limnaea nucleotide sequence GGACGCGACGATCCACGACATCGAGGGGCGGCCGTTGCCCGTGTCCCGCGGGCGGGTGATCGAGTCGGTGCTGCGCTAAGGGCGCGGTGACCCCCCGAGCTGGTCGCGTGGGCCGACGTCGTCTTCGTCATGGAGCCGGCCCACCGGGCGAAGCTCGCCCGCTCGTTCCCGGCCGCCCTCCGCGGCAAGCGGGTCGTGTGCCTCGACGTCCCCGACGACTACGGGTACATGGCCCTCGAAATGGTGCGGCTCCTCCGGGACCGCGTCGCCCGTGCCGTCCCCGCCCCGGCGGTCGATCTGTCGGCCTGACAGGATGTGCGGGCGTGCGGCCTCGCAAACGGCCTCGCAACCCCACCCGGAGGCCGTGGACGCGTGCCGCCGGGCGGGGGTGGCCGCGAAGGAACCGTCCCCCGAACCGCACGGTCGCCGCCGTACGAACGGATACTCCGGTCGGGCCGTGGCCGTCGTTGCGACCGCCGCCCCCGAGTACGCCCCGCCTACTCGCGTCCTTGATCTCAACCCCCGAAGTCTCGCCGCTGGAAGGTCATGAACCGGCGGTCCTTCTTGTACGGCGACTCGCCCAAGCGGACCACCTTCGCCTTGGCCAGCTTGTAGCGGTAGTTGTTCGTGATCGGGTCCGCGACCCGGTGGGCCAAAGCGTTGAACGGGTTCGGCGGGAACAGGAAGTAGGTGAACAGCACGCCCGGCGGCACGGCGGCGTGACCATGCAATCGCCTCGATCTCTCCCTTGCCGACGCGGATGCCGGTGTTCGCCGTGTACCACCTGTACGACGACGCCGGTGGGCCGTGCCGATTCCTGCGGCTCGATGCGACGGTCGAAGTGAATGTGAAGTAGGTTGATTCGATTTACGGACGCCTGACGCCCGCAAGGTCGGCTTCGAGCGCGCTGATCCGCTGCCGCAGTTGCTCGATCACCGGAGCAACTTGCCGCTGAGAGACCCGCTGGTGGATGTGCTGCGGGCAGTTCACGTCCCACGCCTCGACGGTGAACACGATCGCCCGTTCCACCCGGCCCGGATACGTCGGGTCGCTCAGCTTCGCCAGCAGTTCGGAATCGCCCTCCACCACCGTCGCGGTGCCCCAGACCTTCACCCGCCGACTGTTGGCGTAGTCCATCAGGAACAGGAACGCCTGCGGGTTCTCGGACAGGTTCCCCACCGAGATGTATTGGCGGTTGCCGCCGAAGTCGGCGAACGCCAGGGTGCGGTCGTCGATCACCTTCAGGAAGCCCGGCGGGCCGCCGCGGTACTGGATGTACGGCTGCCCGGCGGCGTTCGCCGTGCCCA carries:
- a CDS encoding pyridoxamine 5'-phosphate oxidase family protein, with product MSHFPSDIAFTPAVKAIQSRKGSRKSYARMEQSGGWQTTVTSDLTEFLADLDMFYLGTANAAGQPYIQYRGGPPGFLKVIDDRTLAFADFGGNRQYISVGNLSENPQAFLFLMDYANSRRVKVWGTATVVEGDSELLAKLSDPTYPGRVERAIVFTVEAWDVNCPQHIHQRVSQRQVAPVIEQLRQRISALEADLAGVRRP